Proteins encoded together in one Marinobacter sp. Arc7-DN-1 window:
- the rpsI gene encoding 30S ribosomal protein S9: MSVAQNYGTGRRKTSTARVFIKPGSGNISINGRSIEDFFGRETLRMIVRQPLVVAESTDRFDLNITVKGGGISGQAGAIRHGLTRALMDYDETLRPALRKAGYVTRDAREVERKKVGLRKARKRPQYSKR, encoded by the coding sequence ATGTCTGTAGCACAAAATTACGGTACTGGTCGCCGCAAGACATCCACGGCTCGAGTCTTTATCAAGCCGGGAAGCGGTAATATTTCCATCAATGGTCGCTCTATCGAAGATTTCTTCGGTCGTGAGACTCTGCGCATGATCGTTCGTCAGCCGCTTGTGGTTGCTGAATCTACCGATCGTTTCGATCTCAACATCACCGTTAAGGGTGGTGGTATCAGTGGCCAGGCTGGCGCGATTCGCCACGGCCTAACCCGGGCACTGATGGATTATGATGAAACTCTGCGTCCAGCTCTGCGCAAAGCGGGTTATGTTACCCGTGACGCCCGTGAAGTTGAGCGTAAGAAAGTGGGTCTGCGCAAGGCGCGTAAGCGTCCTCAGTACTCCAAGCGTTAA
- the petA gene encoding ubiquinol-cytochrome c reductase iron-sulfur subunit, with product MSNGDVSQGRRRFLIGATSVVGGVGVVGAAVPFVASWNPSAKAEAAGAPVTVNISKVEPGQKITVEWRGKPVWVIRRTEEMLTNIKKQTDRLRDPNSEEPQQPEYITDGTFRSLKPEIAVMVAICTHLGCVPAYRPEIAPADLGEKWLGGLFCPCHGSRYDMAGRVYLSQPAPLNLEIPPYRFDDDATVTIGLDPEAA from the coding sequence ATGAGTAATGGCGACGTAAGCCAAGGCCGGCGCCGGTTTCTGATCGGTGCTACGTCTGTGGTGGGTGGAGTCGGCGTCGTCGGTGCGGCCGTTCCTTTCGTGGCATCCTGGAATCCCAGTGCCAAAGCGGAAGCAGCAGGTGCACCGGTAACCGTCAACATCAGCAAAGTTGAACCGGGTCAGAAGATTACCGTCGAGTGGCGGGGTAAGCCGGTCTGGGTTATCCGCCGAACAGAGGAAATGCTTACAAATATCAAAAAGCAGACCGACCGGCTGCGGGATCCGAATTCGGAAGAGCCCCAGCAGCCTGAGTATATCACGGATGGCACTTTCCGCTCCCTGAAGCCGGAAATTGCCGTGATGGTTGCTATCTGCACTCATCTCGGTTGTGTTCCAGCGTATCGTCCGGAAATCGCGCCGGCCGATCTGGGCGAGAAATGGCTGGGTGGCCTGTTCTGCCCCTGCCACGGGTCCCGCTACGACATGGCGGGCCGGGTTTACCTGTCGCAGCCTGCCCCCCTTAACCTCGAGATTCCGCCTTATCGCTTCGACGATGACGCGACCGTCACGATTGGTCTTGATCCGGAGGCAGCGTAA